The following proteins are co-located in the Bradyrhizobium sp. AZCC 2176 genome:
- a CDS encoding molybdopterin-dependent oxidoreductase, translating to MTFQINGREFFKTPQPGQCLRTFLRELGQFGVKKGCDAGDCGACTVLIDGEPVHSCLIPAFRADGHAVTTIEGFAADGGTHPMQQAFLDAQGFQCGFCTAGMILTCASLNQAQRQDLGAALKGNICRCTGYRAIEDALSGKNNIEDAAAGTAFGRSLPAPAGPQVVRGAARYTFDVAPVGMLHIKLLRSPHPHAKIISINKRASLSVPGVHTILTFEDAPDCLFSTARHEWDWMDPDDTRVLDNVVRFIGQKVAAVIAETEAAAEEGCRQLDVAYEILPAVVDPTAAITPGAPAIHGDKTPANRVANAGRNIVAETHGEFGDVASALAQAAVTYEGTFTTQRVQHAALETHGGLAWVDADGILNVRSSTQVPFLIRRTLADLFHLPPDKVRVFCERVGGGFGGKQEMFVEDILALAAIKTGRPVKFELTREEQFIATSMRHPMRVTVKAGADKDGKLTALQLDVLSNTGAYGNHAGPVLRHSVGECIGVYNCPNKKVDGIAAYTNTVPAGAFRGYGLPQTLIAVEAAIDELAKQLGISPFEMRRRNVVKPGDPMLSPPKSEYHDVLYGSYGLDQCLDLVERAMAAEAPPPSLSADWLTGDGIALTMIDTVPPAGHFADCSISLREDGGFDLTVGTAEFGNGTSTVHRQIAASALATTVDRIRLLQSDTAHGGHDTGAYGSAGTFVAGRATQAAAEALAGQLKQFAASLLGENPDACTLDNHATVCAGRRTPFALLAASAHALGKVLSASGNSTGTPRSVAFNVQGFRVAVNKYTGELKILKSVQAADAGRVANPMQCRGQVEGGVAQSLGAALYEEMVIDDNGRVINPKFRDYHLPSFADIPRTEVLFADTSDALGPMGAKSMSESPYNPVAAALGNAIANATGIRFTATPFKPDRLWPLLHEKFGK from the coding sequence ATGACGTTCCAGATCAACGGCCGGGAGTTTTTCAAAACGCCGCAACCCGGCCAATGCCTGCGCACGTTCCTGCGCGAACTTGGCCAATTCGGCGTCAAGAAGGGGTGCGACGCCGGCGACTGCGGCGCCTGCACCGTGCTGATCGACGGCGAGCCGGTGCATAGTTGTCTTATTCCTGCCTTCCGCGCCGACGGTCACGCCGTGACGACGATCGAAGGCTTTGCGGCGGATGGCGGCACTCACCCGATGCAACAGGCGTTTCTGGACGCGCAGGGGTTTCAATGCGGGTTCTGCACAGCCGGCATGATCCTGACCTGCGCATCGCTGAACCAGGCGCAGCGGCAGGACCTCGGCGCCGCGCTGAAAGGCAATATCTGTCGTTGTACCGGCTATCGCGCGATTGAGGATGCGCTGAGCGGCAAGAACAACATCGAAGACGCCGCCGCAGGCACCGCATTCGGCCGCAGCCTCCCTGCCCCAGCCGGACCGCAGGTGGTGCGCGGCGCAGCGCGCTACACATTCGATGTTGCGCCGGTAGGTATGCTGCACATCAAGTTGCTGCGTTCGCCGCATCCGCACGCAAAAATCATCTCGATCAACAAACGTGCGTCGCTCAGCGTCCCCGGCGTGCACACGATACTGACGTTTGAAGACGCGCCGGACTGCCTGTTCTCAACCGCTCGGCACGAGTGGGACTGGATGGATCCGGACGACACACGTGTGCTCGACAATGTCGTCCGCTTTATCGGACAGAAGGTCGCCGCCGTGATCGCCGAGACTGAAGCCGCCGCGGAGGAAGGCTGCCGGCAACTCGACGTCGCATACGAAATCCTGCCGGCTGTGGTCGATCCCACAGCCGCCATCACACCGGGCGCCCCTGCGATTCACGGCGACAAGACGCCGGCAAACCGCGTCGCGAACGCAGGCCGCAATATCGTGGCAGAAACCCATGGCGAATTTGGCGATGTCGCAAGCGCGTTGGCGCAGGCCGCCGTCACCTATGAAGGTACTTTTACGACCCAGCGAGTCCAGCATGCGGCGCTGGAAACCCATGGCGGCCTTGCCTGGGTCGATGCCGATGGAATCCTCAACGTCCGCTCCAGCACGCAGGTGCCATTTCTCATCCGGCGTACGCTGGCCGACCTCTTCCATCTCCCGCCGGACAAGGTGCGGGTATTCTGTGAGCGCGTCGGCGGCGGATTCGGCGGCAAGCAGGAAATGTTCGTCGAGGACATTCTCGCGCTCGCAGCGATCAAGACCGGCCGCCCGGTCAAGTTCGAACTGACGCGGGAAGAACAATTCATCGCGACCTCGATGCGGCATCCGATGCGGGTCACCGTCAAAGCAGGCGCCGACAAGGACGGCAAACTCACGGCGCTGCAGCTCGACGTGCTCTCGAACACCGGGGCCTACGGCAACCACGCCGGCCCGGTGCTGCGTCATTCGGTCGGCGAATGCATCGGCGTCTATAACTGCCCGAACAAGAAGGTCGACGGCATCGCCGCCTATACCAACACCGTGCCCGCCGGAGCCTTTCGCGGCTATGGCCTGCCGCAGACCTTGATCGCCGTCGAAGCTGCGATCGACGAACTGGCAAAGCAGCTCGGCATCAGCCCGTTCGAGATGCGCCGCCGCAATGTCGTCAAACCCGGCGATCCCATGCTGTCGCCACCGAAATCCGAGTATCACGACGTGCTCTATGGCAGCTATGGCCTCGATCAATGCCTGGATCTGGTCGAGCGCGCGATGGCCGCCGAGGCGCCTCCGCCTTCGCTCTCCGCGGACTGGTTGACTGGGGACGGCATCGCGCTGACCATGATCGACACCGTGCCGCCAGCCGGTCATTTCGCCGATTGCAGCATTTCGCTGCGCGAGGATGGCGGCTTTGACCTCACGGTCGGCACCGCCGAATTCGGCAATGGCACCAGCACCGTGCATCGTCAGATCGCCGCGTCCGCGCTGGCGACGACCGTTGATCGAATCCGTCTGTTGCAATCCGACACCGCACATGGCGGCCACGACACCGGCGCCTATGGCAGCGCCGGGACCTTCGTCGCCGGGCGCGCCACGCAAGCCGCGGCCGAGGCGCTGGCCGGCCAACTGAAGCAATTCGCGGCGTCACTATTGGGCGAAAACCCGGACGCGTGCACCCTCGACAACCACGCCACGGTCTGTGCCGGGCGCCGCACCCCTTTTGCTTTGCTCGCCGCGTCCGCGCACGCGCTCGGCAAGGTTCTCAGCGCCAGCGGCAATTCGACAGGCACGCCGCGCTCCGTCGCCTTCAATGTACAGGGCTTTCGTGTCGCCGTGAACAAATACACCGGCGAACTCAAGATCCTGAAGAGCGTGCAGGCCGCCGATGCCGGCCGTGTCGCCAATCCGATGCAGTGCCGTGGCCAGGTTGAGGGCGGGGTAGCTCAATCGCTGGGCGCGGCGCTCTATGAGGAAATGGTGATCGACGACAACGGCCGGGTCATCAATCCCAAATTCCGCGACTATCATCTGCCATCCTTTGCGGACATTCCCCGCACCGAGGTGCTCTTTGCCGACACGTCGGACGCGCTGGGGCCGATGGGCGCCAAATCGATGAGCGAAAGCCCATACAACCCAGTCGCCGCCGCGCTCGGCAACGCCATCGCCAACGCCACCGGTATCCGCTTTACGGCGACCCCGTTCAAGCCGGACCGGCTATGGCCGCTGTTACATGAGAAGTTTGGCAAGTAG
- a CDS encoding FAD binding domain-containing protein, with protein MDLNTVTAVAHPTTRDQLPVWTAGDAWLAGGTWLFSEPQAHLKRLIDLTDLKWPALTISETGLSIAATCTVAQLDALACPPEWIASPLINQCCRAFLASFKIWKTATVGGNICMSLPAGPMISLTSALDGVCTIWQADGGERKIPVADFVIGDQRNVLAPGDLLRQVEIPLAALRRRSAFRQISLTPVGRSAALLIGSATSDGGLALTITASTKRPVRLSFAGIPNSKELREAIFQCIADDLYHSDVHGKPIWRKHMTLRLAEEIRVELQSMAYA; from the coding sequence ATGGACCTGAACACTGTTACCGCGGTTGCCCATCCGACGACGCGGGATCAATTGCCCGTTTGGACGGCGGGCGACGCCTGGCTCGCGGGCGGGACCTGGCTGTTCTCGGAACCGCAGGCCCATCTAAAGCGGCTGATCGATCTTACCGATCTGAAATGGCCGGCGCTGACCATCAGCGAGACCGGGCTTTCAATCGCGGCGACCTGCACAGTGGCGCAACTCGATGCGCTGGCCTGTCCGCCGGAATGGATCGCCTCGCCGCTGATCAACCAGTGCTGCCGCGCGTTTCTCGCCTCCTTCAAGATCTGGAAGACGGCCACCGTCGGCGGCAACATCTGCATGTCGCTGCCGGCGGGACCGATGATCTCGCTGACCTCGGCGCTCGACGGTGTCTGCACGATCTGGCAGGCCGATGGCGGTGAGCGGAAAATTCCCGTCGCTGATTTCGTAATCGGCGATCAGCGTAACGTGCTCGCGCCGGGCGATCTGTTGCGGCAAGTTGAGATCCCGCTCGCGGCCCTGAGGCGGCGTTCGGCGTTCCGCCAGATTTCGCTGACGCCGGTCGGCCGCTCGGCTGCACTTCTGATCGGTAGCGCGACCAGCGACGGCGGATTGGCGCTGACGATTACGGCATCGACCAAGCGGCCTGTTCGATTGTCCTTTGCAGGAATCCCGAACAGCAAAGAATTGCGCGAAGCGATTTTTCAGTGCATCGCCGACGACCTCTATCACAGCGACGTTCACGGCAAGCCAATATGGCGCAAGCATATGACGCTGCGGCTCGCGGAAGAAATCCGCGTTGAATTGCAGAGCATGGCCTACGCATGA
- a CDS encoding 8-oxoguanine deaminase → MDQTQAIWIRDPLSILADGAERGLVVRGGKIVELVPRGREPVTANAVAYDAGAHVVLPGLINTHHHFYQTLTRALPAALDRKLFPWLQALYPVWARLTPESLHLGVTVAMSELLLSGCTTTTDHHYVFPAGLEDALDIEVAAAQRLGIRVLLTRGSMDRSQKDGGLPPDSVVQDEDMILADSERVVAKYHQRGGDAMTQIALAPCSPFSVTTSLMRATATLADKLDVRLHTHLAETEDENKFCEQIYGCRPLDYLEQCGWLNARTWLAHGIFFNSDEMKRLGKAGTAISHCACSNQILASGCCPVCEMEEAGVSIGLGVDGSASNDESNLMQEVRAAFLLQRARYGVGRVSHKDALRWATKGSAACIGRPELGEIVVGKAADLALFKLDELRFSGYGDPLAALVLCGAHRADRVMVGGNWVVRDGAIPGLDVPDLIRRHSAAARAMHER, encoded by the coding sequence ATGGACCAAACGCAGGCGATCTGGATCAGGGATCCGCTTTCCATTCTCGCTGACGGCGCCGAGCGCGGCCTCGTGGTCCGCGGCGGCAAGATCGTCGAACTGGTGCCGCGCGGCCGGGAGCCGGTGACCGCAAATGCCGTCGCCTACGACGCCGGTGCCCATGTCGTGCTGCCGGGGTTGATCAATACGCACCATCACTTCTACCAGACGCTGACGCGGGCACTTCCGGCGGCGCTGGACCGCAAACTGTTTCCATGGTTGCAGGCACTCTATCCGGTCTGGGCGCGGCTGACACCGGAATCGCTCCACCTGGGTGTCACCGTAGCGATGTCGGAACTGCTGCTGTCAGGCTGCACGACCACGACCGATCACCATTATGTGTTTCCGGCCGGACTCGAGGACGCCCTCGACATCGAGGTCGCGGCCGCGCAGCGGCTCGGCATCCGCGTGCTGCTGACGCGCGGCTCGATGGATCGGTCGCAGAAGGATGGCGGGCTGCCGCCCGACAGCGTGGTGCAGGACGAGGATATGATTTTGGCCGACAGCGAACGCGTGGTGGCAAAATACCACCAGCGTGGCGGGGATGCGATGACGCAGATCGCGCTGGCGCCGTGCTCGCCGTTTTCAGTGACGACCTCGCTGATGCGCGCGACCGCCACACTTGCTGACAAGCTCGATGTCCGCCTGCATACGCATCTGGCCGAGACCGAGGACGAGAACAAGTTCTGCGAGCAGATATATGGCTGCCGTCCGCTGGATTATCTCGAACAATGCGGCTGGTTAAATGCACGGACCTGGCTGGCCCACGGCATCTTCTTCAATTCCGACGAGATGAAGCGGCTCGGCAAGGCCGGGACCGCCATCAGCCATTGCGCCTGCAGCAACCAGATCCTGGCGTCGGGTTGCTGTCCGGTCTGCGAGATGGAGGAGGCGGGGGTTTCGATCGGGCTCGGCGTCGACGGCTCGGCGTCGAATGATGAATCAAACCTGATGCAGGAAGTCCGCGCGGCCTTCCTGCTGCAACGGGCACGCTACGGTGTCGGCCGCGTCAGCCACAAGGACGCGCTGCGCTGGGCCACCAAGGGCTCGGCGGCCTGCATCGGGCGGCCCGAACTCGGCGAAATCGTGGTCGGGAAGGCCGCCGATCTTGCGCTGTTCAAGCTCGACGAACTGCGTTTCTCCGGCTATGGCGACCCCTTGGCCGCGCTGGTGCTATGCGGTGCGCATCGCGCCGATCGGGTGATGGTCGGCGGCAACTGGGTGGTGCGGGACGGCGCGATCCCCGGTCTCGATGTACCCGACCTGATCCGCCGTCACAGCGCCGCCGCGCGCGCGATGCACGAGAGGTGA
- a CDS encoding BMP family ABC transporter substrate-binding protein translates to MKKILIAATAAMLVTGAGLFGASAADKLKVGFIYLGPVGDLGWTYQHDLGRLAMIKEFGDKVETTFLENVSEGPDSERSIEQLARAGNKLIFTTSFGYMEPTLKVAKKYPNVHFEHATGYKRDKNMSTYSGRFYEGRYIQGIIAAKMSKSGVLGYIASFPIPEVISGINATMLGAQTINPNIKVKIIWANTWFDPGKEADAAKALIDQGADIIMQHTDSPAAMQVAAERGKLAFGQDSEMIKFGPKAQLTSTMNNWGPYYIERVKAELNGTWKSEDFWGGLNSKLVVMAPYTNMPDDVKKLAMETEAAITEGKLQPFKCPIVGQDGKEVECKGGTHLDDGQVLGMNFYVKGIDEKIPGK, encoded by the coding sequence ATGAAAAAGATTCTCATCGCGGCGACTGCAGCGATGCTCGTTACCGGAGCAGGCCTGTTCGGCGCTTCCGCCGCCGACAAACTCAAGGTCGGATTCATCTATCTCGGACCAGTCGGCGATCTCGGCTGGACCTACCAGCACGACCTTGGACGCCTCGCGATGATCAAGGAATTCGGCGACAAGGTCGAAACCACGTTTCTGGAGAATGTTAGCGAAGGCCCGGACTCCGAACGCTCGATCGAGCAACTGGCACGCGCCGGCAACAAGCTGATCTTCACCACGTCGTTCGGCTACATGGAGCCGACGCTGAAGGTCGCCAAGAAGTATCCGAACGTGCATTTCGAGCACGCCACCGGCTACAAGCGCGACAAGAATATGTCGACCTATTCGGGACGGTTCTATGAGGGCCGCTACATCCAGGGCATCATCGCCGCCAAGATGTCGAAGTCCGGCGTGCTCGGCTACATCGCCTCGTTCCCGATTCCGGAAGTGATCTCCGGCATCAACGCCACCATGCTCGGCGCACAGACGATCAACCCCAACATCAAGGTCAAAATCATCTGGGCCAACACCTGGTTCGATCCCGGCAAGGAGGCCGATGCCGCCAAGGCGCTGATCGACCAGGGCGCCGACATCATCATGCAGCACACCGATAGCCCTGCCGCGATGCAGGTCGCCGCCGAGCGCGGCAAGCTGGCGTTCGGCCAGGATTCCGAAATGATCAAGTTCGGACCGAAGGCGCAGCTCACCTCGACCATGAACAATTGGGGCCCCTATTATATCGAGCGTGTCAAGGCCGAGTTGAACGGCACCTGGAAGTCGGAAGATTTCTGGGGCGGACTGAACAGCAAGCTCGTCGTGATGGCGCCCTACACCAACATGCCCGACGACGTGAAGAAGCTGGCGATGGAGACCGAAGCTGCCATCACGGAAGGCAAGCTGCAGCCATTCAAGTGCCCGATCGTCGGCCAGGACGGCAAGGAAGTCGAATGCAAAGGCGGCACCCATCTCGACGATGGCCAGGTGCTCGGCATGAATTTTTACGTGAAGGGCATCGACGAGAAGATTCCCGGGAAGTAA
- a CDS encoding ABC transporter permease, translating into MELIEAIILAVLAASTPLLLAATGELVTERSGVLNLGVEGMMIVGAACGFGGAWLSGSVVIGALCGIVAGVLMSLIFALMTLGLAVNQVATGLALTILGIGLSGLIGSRFVGEKISLAPHLSIPGLTDIPLIGRILFGEDSFVYLSLALVASVWFFLYRTRAGLILRAVGDNHASAHALGYPVLRIRIFAVMFGGACAGLAGAYLPLAYTPFFIPGMTAGRGWIALALVVFASWLPGRLVIGAYLFGAVTILQLHAQGWGVGVPSQFMSALPYLATVIVLVLISRARTGGSTAPAALGTVFVPDR; encoded by the coding sequence GTGGAGCTCATTGAGGCCATCATCCTTGCGGTGCTGGCGGCTTCCACGCCGCTGCTGCTGGCTGCGACCGGCGAACTCGTGACCGAACGCTCCGGCGTGCTCAACCTCGGCGTCGAGGGCATGATGATCGTCGGCGCGGCCTGCGGCTTCGGCGGCGCCTGGCTCTCCGGCTCGGTCGTCATCGGCGCGCTGTGCGGCATCGTCGCCGGCGTGCTGATGTCGCTGATCTTCGCGCTGATGACGCTGGGACTGGCGGTCAATCAGGTCGCCACCGGCCTCGCGCTGACCATTCTCGGAATCGGCCTTTCCGGCCTGATCGGCTCCCGCTTCGTCGGCGAAAAGATTTCGCTGGCGCCGCATCTTTCTATTCCCGGCCTCACCGACATCCCGCTGATCGGGCGTATTTTGTTCGGCGAGGACTCCTTCGTATATCTCTCGTTGGCACTGGTCGCCAGCGTCTGGTTCTTCCTTTACCGGACGCGGGCCGGCCTGATCCTGCGGGCTGTCGGCGACAATCACGCTTCCGCGCACGCGCTTGGTTATCCCGTGCTCAGGATCCGGATTTTCGCGGTGATGTTCGGCGGCGCTTGCGCAGGCCTCGCCGGCGCCTATCTGCCGCTCGCCTACACACCGTTCTTCATTCCAGGCATGACGGCCGGGCGCGGATGGATTGCGCTGGCACTGGTCGTGTTCGCGTCATGGCTGCCGGGACGCCTCGTGATCGGCGCCTATCTGTTCGGCGCGGTGACGATCCTACAGCTTCATGCGCAGGGCTGGGGCGTCGGTGTCCCATCGCAATTCATGTCGGCATTACCCTATCTCGCGACCGTCATCGTCCTTGTCCTGATTTCACGTGCACGAACCGGTGGCTCGACCGCGCCTGCGGCGCTCGGGACCGTCTTCGTGCCCGACCGATAA
- a CDS encoding ABC transporter permease, with the protein MQLVLEKRAERSNTIALISPLIAIGLTIVTMSLLFAILGKNPITALGVYFIDPLTDSYSLQEIAVKATPLVMIAIGLSLCYLANAWNIGGEGQFLIGAVAGSWLAVKTQGTDAGPWVLPAMMLLAAIGGALYALIPAICKVRFGASEILTSLMLVYVADLLLDYLVRGPWRDPKGFNFPTTAGFDPVATVPVLIEGGRLHLGGVIALLVVAASAVLLGKTIKGFEIRVVGAAPRAARFGGFNSNQLILLTFAISGALAGLAGIIEVAGPVGHLQPGISPGYGFTAIIVAFLGRLNPVGILIAGLFLALTFIGGEQAQIAMKIPLDVTKVFQGILLFYVLACDSLILYRFKLIFASPKVSRGAH; encoded by the coding sequence ATGCAGTTGGTGCTTGAAAAGCGCGCCGAGCGGTCGAACACGATCGCGCTGATTTCGCCGCTGATCGCGATCGGCCTGACGATTGTGACCATGAGCCTCCTGTTTGCGATCCTTGGAAAGAACCCGATCACCGCGCTTGGCGTTTACTTCATCGATCCCCTGACCGACAGCTATTCGCTGCAGGAAATCGCAGTGAAGGCAACACCGCTGGTGATGATCGCGATCGGCCTGTCGCTCTGCTACCTCGCCAACGCCTGGAACATCGGCGGCGAAGGACAATTCCTGATCGGTGCCGTCGCCGGAAGCTGGCTTGCGGTAAAGACGCAGGGCACCGACGCCGGCCCGTGGGTATTGCCGGCGATGATGCTGCTGGCAGCGATCGGCGGCGCGCTGTACGCCCTGATACCGGCAATCTGCAAGGTCAGGTTCGGCGCCAGCGAAATCCTCACCAGCCTGATGCTGGTCTATGTCGCCGACCTCCTGCTCGATTACCTCGTGCGCGGTCCGTGGCGAGATCCGAAAGGCTTCAACTTCCCGACCACTGCCGGGTTCGATCCGGTCGCCACCGTGCCCGTGCTGATCGAGGGCGGCCGGCTGCATCTTGGCGGCGTCATTGCGCTCTTGGTGGTCGCCGCAAGCGCGGTGCTGCTCGGCAAAACCATCAAGGGGTTTGAAATCCGCGTCGTCGGCGCCGCCCCGCGCGCCGCGCGCTTCGGTGGTTTCAATTCCAATCAGTTGATCCTGCTGACCTTCGCGATTTCGGGCGCGCTGGCAGGCCTTGCCGGGATCATCGAGGTCGCAGGCCCCGTCGGACATCTGCAGCCCGGGATCTCGCCGGGCTACGGTTTCACCGCGATCATCGTCGCGTTCCTGGGGCGGCTGAACCCGGTTGGAATATTAATTGCAGGACTTTTCCTGGCGCTCACCTTCATCGGCGGCGAGCAGGCGCAGATCGCAATGAAAATTCCGTTGGATGTCACCAAGGTCTTCCAGGGCATTCTGCTGTTCTACGTGCTCGCCTGCGATTCCCTCATCCTCTACCGGTTCAAGCTCATTTTCGCGTCGCCAAAGGTGTCCCGTGGAGCTCATTGA